The following are encoded in a window of Drosophila simulans strain w501 chromosome 3L, Prin_Dsim_3.1, whole genome shotgun sequence genomic DNA:
- the LOC6739623 gene encoding actin-related protein 3, whose translation MAGRLPACVIDVGTGYSKLGFAGNKEPQFIIPSAIAIKESARVGDTNTRRITKGIEDLDFFIGDEAFDATGYSIKYPVRHGLVEDWDLMERFLEQCVFKYLRAEPEDHYFLLTEPPLNTPENREYTAEIMFETFNVPGLYIAVQAVLALAASWASRSAEERTLTGIVVDSGDGVTHVIPVAEGYVIGSCIKHIPIAGRNITSFIQSLLREREVGIPPEQSLETAKAIKEKHCYICPDIAKEFAKYDTEPGKWIRNFSGVNTVTKAPFNVDVGYERFLGPEIFFHPEFSNPDFTIPLSEIVDNVIQNCPIDVRRPLYNNIVLSGGSTMFKDFGRRLQRDIKRSVDTRLRISENLSEGRIKPKPIDVQVITHHMQRYAVWFGGSMLASTPEFYQVCHTKAAYEEYGPSICRHNPVFGTMT comes from the exons ATGGCAGGCAGGCTACCGGCATGCGTAATCGATGTGGGCACCGG CTACTCCAAACTGGGCTTTGCCGGGAATAAGGAGCCGCAGTTCATTATTCCCTCGGCGATTGCTATCAAGGAGTCGGCCCGAGTGGGAGACACCAACACACGTCGCATCACAAAGGGCATCGAGGACCTGGACTTCTTCATCGGCGATGAGGCCTTCGATGCCACCGGCTACTCCATCAAG TATCCGGTGCGTCATGGTCTGGTGGAGGACTGGGACTTGATGGAGCGCTTTCTAGAGCAGTGCGTCTTCAAGTATCTGCGAGCCGAGCCTGAGGATCACTACTTCCTGCTGACTGAGCCGCCGCTAAATACGCCCGAAAATCGGGAGTACACCGCGGAGATAATGTTTGAGACGTTCAACGTTCCTGGTCTGTACATCGCCGTCCAGGCGGTGCTTGCCCTAGCCGCCAGTTGGGCCTCCCGGTCGGCTGAGGAGCGTACCCTCACAGGCATCGTGGTGGACAGCGGCGATGGAGTGACGCACGTCATACCCGTG GCCGAGGGCTACGTAATCGGCTCCTGCATCAAGCACATTCCCATCGCTGGCCGCAACATCACCTCGTTCATCCAGAGCCTGCTGCGCGAACGGGAGGTGGGCATTCCGCCCGAACAGAGCCTCGAGACTGCCAAAGCGATCAAGGAGAAGCACTGCTACATCTGTCCCGATATCGCCAAAGAATTTGCCAAGTACGACACGGAGCCGGGCAAGTGGATACGCAACTTTAGCGGCGTGAACACGGTAACCAAGGCGCCGTTCAATGTGGACGTGGGCTACGAGCGATTCCTGGGACCCGAGATCTTCTTCCATCCCGAGTTCTCAAACCCCGACTTTACCATTCCACTGTCGGAAATAGTGGATAATGTCATCCAAAACTGCCCAATCGATGTGCGGCGTCCTCTATACAATAACATTGTTCTGAGCGGTGGATCCACGATGTTCAAGGACTTCGGCAGGAGGTTGCAGCGAGATATCAAGCGATCGGTGGACACACGTCTCCGGATCAGCGAGAATTTGTCCGAGGGACGCATTAAG CCAAAACCCATTGATGTTCAGGTGATTACGCACCACATGCAGAGGTACGCCGTGTGGTTTGGAGGCAGCATGTTGGCTTCAACG CCCGAGTTCTATCAGGTGTGTCACACGAAGGCTGCCTACGAGGAGTATGGCCCAAGCATTTGCCGTCACAATCCCGTCTTTGGCACCATGACATAA
- the LOC6737212 gene encoding transcription factor 25 isoform X2, which yields MSARMLKKLQGDADKLAPPPDDEDCEELSDNDELEDSDMQRDRKSHLNPFDLLNQAGLSLSESEFKEDDNETEHPSAALPNATASAAKKKKKKRKKKAKSSGNHISSEDNERQDKYFEKVDPLLGKVYDAVPRQSAKQLVSAATGTTATKKLLAVELRHLNPQNEMRRTFGKRVVKVETKRGRQKPTLKSTYMVTAKDSWPPLTKNTITMKLLPAPDSPSVSSKSITDNGADVQWFAFEHSQYYQGVQQMFLSALERIDSEFLITLIKRCPYHVDSLVQLSEVCKMTEDFSLASELLERALLLLESSLHINFSLTSGNCRLDYRRQENRSFYIVLFKHAQYLEERACSRTAFEISKLLLSLQPDTDPLAMILVIDYYALRSKQFEWLVEFYEKYNAARNLNQLPNMAYSYALALHTLYGACERSNQALQYALLMFPGVLRPLLDEMSVQTDKRVLASSYFFADVSGNQSPALHQLVCLYVCRARVVWRQNEVLPWLESNVNIVLDRIDSKDPLVNEYKEKRSLRYSGTPPRPILRHVILSDYKEKVPLAVFVSKEKQAIMTYDPLPPPNSVNCYQRKSSSSSSPTTNTNNSVSMFFQSLLPSFNINNLAANAQLQEGGAAPAAAAGAAAGDANIEAGIEQGAAGVAGEGEEHES from the exons ATGTCTGCGCGTATGCTGAAGAAGCTGCAGGGCGACGCTGACAAGCTGGCGCCACCGCCTGATGACGAGGACTGCGAGGAGCTGAGCGACAATGATGAACTGGAGGACAGCGATATGCAACGCGACCGAAAATCGCACCTTAATCCATTCGATTTG CTCAATCAAGCCGGTTTGAGTCTCTCGGAGAGTGAGTTCAAAGAAGATGACAATGAAACGGAGCATCCGTCTGCTGCCCTGCCCAATGCAACTGCCAGTGCGgctaaaaagaagaaaaagaagcgcaaGAAGAAGGCCAAGTCCAGTGGGAATCACATCAGCAGCGAGGATAACGAGCGTCAGGACAAGTACTTTGAGAAGGTGGATCCGCTCCTTGGCAAGGTCTACGATGCGGTGCCTAGACAGTCGGCGAAACAGTTGGTATCGGCTGCCACCGGGACTACTGCCACCAAGAAACTGCTGGCCGTAGAGCTGCGCCACCTAAATCCACAGAACGAGATGCGTCGCACCTTTGGCAAGCGGGTGGTAAAAGTGGA AACCAAGCGTGGCAGGCAGAAGCCCACACTGAAGTCCACCTATATGGTGACCGCCAAGGATTCGTGGCCGCCACTGACCAAAAACACCATCACGATGAAGCTGCTGCCCGCCCCAGACTCTCCATCGGTGTCCTCCAAGTCTATCACAGATAATGGAGCGGACGTTCAATGGTTTGCCTTCGAGCATAGCCAATACTACCAGGGCGTGCAGCAAATGTTCCTTTCTGCACTTGAGCGCATTGACTCCGAATTTCTGATCACACTTATCAAACGCTGCCCCTATCATGTCGACTCCTTGGTTCAACTCAGCGAAGTATGCAAGATGACCGAAGACTTTTCCTTGGCGTCCGAACTGCTTGAGCGCGCCCTTCTCCTTCTGGAATCGTCGCTGCACATCAACTTCAGTTTGACGTCGGGCAACTGCCGACTGGACTACCGGAGACAGGAAAACCGATCCTTCTACATCGTGCTGTTTAAGCACGCGCAGTACCTGGAGGAACGAGCTTGCAGCCGCACCGCCTTCGAGATTTCCAAACTGCTGCTCAGTCTTCAGCCAGACACAGATCCCCTTGCCATGATTCTAGTCATTGACTACTATGCCTTGCGCAGCAAGCAGTTTGAATGGTTGGTGGAGTTCTATGAAAAGTATAACGCCGCGAGGAACCTCAATCAGCTGCCCAATATGGCCTACTCATATGCTTTGGCTCTACACACGCTCTATGGCGCTTGTGAACGCTCTAACCAGGCACTGCAATACGCCCTGCTAATGTTCCCGGGTGTTCTGCGTCCTCTTTTGGACGAGATGTCGGTGCAAACGGACAAGAGGGTGCTGGCCTCGTCGTACTTCTTTGCGGATGTGTCGGGCAA TCAATCGCCAGCCCTGCACCAGCTGGTGTGCCTGTATGTGTGCCGTGCAAGAGTCGTTTGGCGTCAGAACGAGGTGCTACCCTGGTTGGAATCCAACGTGAACATAGTGTTAGATCGCATTGATAGTAAGGATCCCCTGGTCAACGAGTACAAGGAGAAGCGATCACTGCGATATAGTGGAACACCACCAAGGCCCATTCTTCGACATGTCATACTCTCCGATTACAAGGAGAAAGTTCCACTGGCGGTCTTCGTGTCCAAGGAGAAGCAAGCCATTATGACCTATGATCCACTGCCACCACCGAACAGCGTCAACTGCTATCAGCG AAAATCCTCGTCAAGCAGCAGCCCCACAACGAACACGAACAATTCTGTGTCTATGTTCTTTCAATCGCTCTTGCCTTCTTTTAACATCAACAACCTGGCAGCAAATGCTCAGCTccaagaaggaggagcagcaccagcagcagctgcgggaGCAGCTGCAGGCGATGCTAACATAGAAGCGGGCATTGAACAAGGAGCTGCCGGCGTAGCTGGCGAAGGAGAAG AGCATGAATCATAG
- the LOC6737211 gene encoding vesicle-associated membrane protein-associated protein A has product MSDNTESKLALDPSEVLVFEGPFNRSVSRKLVIRNTSQTQRMAFKMKTTTPKLFYVRPNIGVLAPEQKVSVDIYMQPILQEQIQKRHKFLLMAAEVTGDITDMQEFWKMQNPNETWDTKIKCELVPSKQDDFRQAGGSAALSTDNKDGEVHFDAQEVSEPMAKLLKQVSMLEDEHVVLTDQIESLRDQAVGRTFFYLATIIVIILAAVAGAYYGKTHL; this is encoded by the coding sequence ATGTCCGACAATACCGAGAGCAAACTTGCGCTAGACCCGAGCGAAGTGCTCGTCTTTGAGGGACCATTCAACCGCTCGGTGAGCAGGAAGCTGGTCATCAGGAACACCAGTCAGACCCAGCGAATGGCCTTCAAGATGAAGACCACCACTCCGAAACTTTTTTACGTGCGCCCCAACATCGGAGTCCTGGCGCCCGAGCAGAAGGTCAGCGTGGACATCTATATGCAGCCAATTCTGCAGGAGCAGATACAGAAGCGTCATAAGTTCCTTCTCATGGCCGCCGAGGTGACTGGTGACATAACCGATATGCAGGAGTTCTGGAAGATGCAGAACCCGAATGAAACTTGGGACACGAAGATCAAATGTGAGCTGGTCCCTTCGAAGCAGGACGATTTCCGTCAGGCGGGAGGTTCAGCTGCATTGTCCACGGACAACAAGGACGGGGAGGTCCATTTTGATGCCCAGGAAGTCAGTGAGCCAATGGCCAAGTTGCTCAAGCAAGTCAGCATGCTGGAGGACGAGCATGTGGTCCTCACAGACCAGATCGAAAGCTTGCGTGACCAGGCGGTTGGACGCACTTTCTTCTACCTGGCCACCATAATAGTCATTATACTGGCCGCTGTCGCAGGCGCCTATTATGGCAAGACTCATTTGTAA
- the LOC6737212 gene encoding transcription factor 25 isoform X1, with protein MSARMLKKLQGDADKLAPPPDDEDCEELSDNDELEDSDMQRDRKSHLNPFDLLNQAGLSLSESEFKEDDNETEHPSAALPNATASAAKKKKKKRKKKAKSSGNHISSEDNERQDKYFEKVDPLLGKVYDAVPRQSAKQLVSAATGTTATKKLLAVELRHLNPQNEMRRTFGKRVVKVETKRGRQKPTLKSTYMVTAKDSWPPLTKNTITMKLLPAPDSPSVSSKSITDNGADVQWFAFEHSQYYQGVQQMFLSALERIDSEFLITLIKRCPYHVDSLVQLSEVCKMTEDFSLASELLERALLLLESSLHINFSLTSGNCRLDYRRQENRSFYIVLFKHAQYLEERACSRTAFEISKLLLSLQPDTDPLAMILVIDYYALRSKQFEWLVEFYEKYNAARNLNQLPNMAYSYALALHTLYGACERSNQALQYALLMFPGVLRPLLDEMSVQTDKRVLASSYFFADVSGNQSPALHQLVCLYVCRARVVWRQNEVLPWLESNVNIVLDRIDSKDPLVNEYKEKRSLRYSGTPPRPILRHVILSDYKEKVPLAVFVSKEKQAIMTYDPLPPPNSVNCYQRKSSSSSSPTTNTNNSVSMFFQSLLPSFNINNLAANAQLQEGGAAPAAAAGAAAGDANIEAGIEQGAAGVAGEGEEAGLQQSLTLMMDAMRDFLQNFRIAEHLRSPETAAAQSTSSNDEEEGSSDYID; from the exons ATGTCTGCGCGTATGCTGAAGAAGCTGCAGGGCGACGCTGACAAGCTGGCGCCACCGCCTGATGACGAGGACTGCGAGGAGCTGAGCGACAATGATGAACTGGAGGACAGCGATATGCAACGCGACCGAAAATCGCACCTTAATCCATTCGATTTG CTCAATCAAGCCGGTTTGAGTCTCTCGGAGAGTGAGTTCAAAGAAGATGACAATGAAACGGAGCATCCGTCTGCTGCCCTGCCCAATGCAACTGCCAGTGCGgctaaaaagaagaaaaagaagcgcaaGAAGAAGGCCAAGTCCAGTGGGAATCACATCAGCAGCGAGGATAACGAGCGTCAGGACAAGTACTTTGAGAAGGTGGATCCGCTCCTTGGCAAGGTCTACGATGCGGTGCCTAGACAGTCGGCGAAACAGTTGGTATCGGCTGCCACCGGGACTACTGCCACCAAGAAACTGCTGGCCGTAGAGCTGCGCCACCTAAATCCACAGAACGAGATGCGTCGCACCTTTGGCAAGCGGGTGGTAAAAGTGGA AACCAAGCGTGGCAGGCAGAAGCCCACACTGAAGTCCACCTATATGGTGACCGCCAAGGATTCGTGGCCGCCACTGACCAAAAACACCATCACGATGAAGCTGCTGCCCGCCCCAGACTCTCCATCGGTGTCCTCCAAGTCTATCACAGATAATGGAGCGGACGTTCAATGGTTTGCCTTCGAGCATAGCCAATACTACCAGGGCGTGCAGCAAATGTTCCTTTCTGCACTTGAGCGCATTGACTCCGAATTTCTGATCACACTTATCAAACGCTGCCCCTATCATGTCGACTCCTTGGTTCAACTCAGCGAAGTATGCAAGATGACCGAAGACTTTTCCTTGGCGTCCGAACTGCTTGAGCGCGCCCTTCTCCTTCTGGAATCGTCGCTGCACATCAACTTCAGTTTGACGTCGGGCAACTGCCGACTGGACTACCGGAGACAGGAAAACCGATCCTTCTACATCGTGCTGTTTAAGCACGCGCAGTACCTGGAGGAACGAGCTTGCAGCCGCACCGCCTTCGAGATTTCCAAACTGCTGCTCAGTCTTCAGCCAGACACAGATCCCCTTGCCATGATTCTAGTCATTGACTACTATGCCTTGCGCAGCAAGCAGTTTGAATGGTTGGTGGAGTTCTATGAAAAGTATAACGCCGCGAGGAACCTCAATCAGCTGCCCAATATGGCCTACTCATATGCTTTGGCTCTACACACGCTCTATGGCGCTTGTGAACGCTCTAACCAGGCACTGCAATACGCCCTGCTAATGTTCCCGGGTGTTCTGCGTCCTCTTTTGGACGAGATGTCGGTGCAAACGGACAAGAGGGTGCTGGCCTCGTCGTACTTCTTTGCGGATGTGTCGGGCAA TCAATCGCCAGCCCTGCACCAGCTGGTGTGCCTGTATGTGTGCCGTGCAAGAGTCGTTTGGCGTCAGAACGAGGTGCTACCCTGGTTGGAATCCAACGTGAACATAGTGTTAGATCGCATTGATAGTAAGGATCCCCTGGTCAACGAGTACAAGGAGAAGCGATCACTGCGATATAGTGGAACACCACCAAGGCCCATTCTTCGACATGTCATACTCTCCGATTACAAGGAGAAAGTTCCACTGGCGGTCTTCGTGTCCAAGGAGAAGCAAGCCATTATGACCTATGATCCACTGCCACCACCGAACAGCGTCAACTGCTATCAGCG AAAATCCTCGTCAAGCAGCAGCCCCACAACGAACACGAACAATTCTGTGTCTATGTTCTTTCAATCGCTCTTGCCTTCTTTTAACATCAACAACCTGGCAGCAAATGCTCAGCTccaagaaggaggagcagcaccagcagcagctgcgggaGCAGCTGCAGGCGATGCTAACATAGAAGCGGGCATTGAACAAGGAGCTGCCGGCGTAGCTGGCGAAGGAGAAG AAGCTGGTTTGCAGCAGTCATTAACGCTAATGATGGACGCGATGCGAGACTTCCTGCAAAACTTCCGGATTGCAGAGCACTTGCGTTCGCCGGAAACGGCGGCGGCACAATCCACGAGCAGcaacgacgaggaggagggctccaGTGACTACATTGACTAG